A genomic stretch from Nitrobacter winogradskyi Nb-255 includes:
- a CDS encoding IS5 family transposase (programmed frameshift) — MKRYELSDHQWAKIAPLLPGKASDPGRTGSDNRLFVNGCLWVLRSGAHWCDLPERYGRWKTVHRRFSRWCHAGVWERVFSTLTADRDNQYLMLDSTIVRAHQQAATGKGGPKDQALGRSRGGLTTKVHMLADALGRPLRFIVTAGQVGDITQAPALLEAQAGDAVLADKAYDSNALRALIAGMGAEAVIPSNRTRKIIIPHDAGLYKHRNRIERCFNRLKHFRRFATRYDRRTVHFTGFVHLAAALIWLP, encoded by the exons ATCAAGCGGTATGAGCTGAGCGATCATCAGTGGGCGAAGATTGCACCGTTGCTGCCAGGCAAGGCCTCTGATCCGGGACGGACGGGATCGGATAATCGGTTGTTTGTGAACGGCTGCCTGTGGGTGCTGCGATCCGGCGCGCACTGGTGTGACCTGCCGGAGCGCTATGGTCGCTGGAAGACGGTGCATCGGCGGTTCAGCAGGTGGTGCCATGCCGGTGTGTGGGAACGGGTGTTCTCCACCCTGACAGCCGATCGCGACAACCAGTATCTGATGCTCGACTCAACCATCGTTCGAGCCCATCAGCAGGCGGCTACCGGAAAAGGGGGGC CCAAGGATCAGGCGCTGGGGCGTTCCCGAGGTGGACTGACCACCAAGGTCCACATGCTCGCCGATGCGCTGGGCCGACCCTTGCGTTTCATCGTCACCGCCGGGCAGGTCGGAGACATCACACAAGCCCCCGCGCTGCTCGAAGCCCAGGCCGGGGACGCCGTGCTGGCCGACAAGGCTTATGACAGCAACGCCTTGCGTGCACTCATCGCCGGCATGGGCGCCGAAGCGGTGATCCCCTCAAACAGGACGCGCAAAATCATCATCCCGCATGACGCCGGTCTCTACAAGCACCGCAACCGCATCGAGCGCTGCTTCAACCGTCTCAAGCACTTCCGCCGTTTCGCCACCCGCTACGACAGGCGAACCGTTCACTTCACGGGCTTCGTTCACCTGGCCGCAGCCCTGATCTGGCTGCCGTGA
- a CDS encoding metallophosphoesterase gives MSLTYVIPDIHGRFDLLSEALHGIHAHAAGNGGTLVMLGDYVDKGPDSDKVIARLRRGMPAGWTFVPLKGNHDAMMISACRDPATMTRWLKRGGDAVVESYGGDPLGRIDIQDSQAV, from the coding sequence ATGAGCCTGACCTATGTCATTCCCGACATTCACGGCCGTTTCGATCTGCTGAGCGAGGCCTTGCACGGGATTCATGCCCACGCCGCCGGCAACGGGGGCACCCTCGTTATGCTCGGCGATTACGTCGACAAGGGACCGGACAGCGACAAGGTCATCGCCCGCTTGCGGCGCGGAATGCCGGCAGGCTGGACCTTCGTTCCACTCAAAGGCAATCACGACGCGATGATGATTTCGGCGTGTCGCGATCCCGCGACGATGACGCGTTGGCTGAAGCGCGGGGGTGATGCGGTCGTCGAATCCTATGGAGGCGATCCCCTAGGTCGGATCGACATTCAGGATTCCCAGGCGGTCTGA
- a CDS encoding acetolactate synthase large subunit: MNGAESLVRTLIKSGVDTCFANPGTSEMHFVAALDRVEGMRCVLGLFEGVVTGAADGYFRMKGTPACTLLHLGPGLANGIANLHNARKAGSGIVNIVGQHAIPHIECNAPLTSDIEALARPMSAWIRTSPDSRSVARDGAAAVAAAKSSPPQIATLILPADAAWSEADGVAEVTGASQRPDYSPQAIDGAARILRSGGGTLLLLGGRALTERGLALAAGIAGNTGCQVMAETYNARMARGRGRFFVERIPYPIDQALRALKPFSNIILVEADDPVAFFAYPDKPSRLKPEGCEVHRMTAKDENTIAALEVLAGAVGARPRDAKPQQPMELAWPTGPLNPASIARAIAMAIPENAVVVDESISTGRGFFPPTACAAPHDWLQNMGGSIGFSTPVAIGAAIACPDRKVICMVGDGSAMYTLQSLWTQARESLDVITVVFSNRIYQILRGEFDGVGAGEPGRKAMDMLSLDRPPLDWVALGKGMGVPGRAVTTADEFSMALAEASAEQGPRLIEVQM, from the coding sequence ATGAACGGCGCTGAAAGCCTGGTCCGGACGCTGATCAAAAGCGGCGTGGATACATGCTTCGCCAATCCAGGCACATCAGAAATGCATTTTGTCGCAGCGCTCGACCGCGTGGAGGGCATGCGTTGCGTGCTCGGGTTGTTCGAAGGCGTGGTGACCGGCGCTGCGGACGGCTATTTCCGCATGAAGGGTACGCCGGCTTGCACCCTGCTTCATCTCGGACCGGGCCTCGCCAACGGCATTGCCAATCTTCACAACGCTAGGAAGGCCGGCTCGGGCATCGTCAATATCGTTGGCCAGCATGCGATTCCCCACATCGAATGCAACGCGCCGCTGACATCGGATATCGAGGCGCTGGCCCGGCCGATGTCGGCCTGGATCCGCACCTCGCCGGATTCGAGATCGGTCGCTCGTGACGGCGCGGCCGCCGTCGCAGCGGCCAAAAGTTCGCCGCCGCAGATCGCAACGCTGATATTGCCCGCCGACGCGGCATGGAGCGAAGCCGATGGCGTCGCCGAAGTCACCGGGGCGTCGCAGCGCCCGGATTATTCACCGCAGGCGATCGACGGCGCGGCGAGGATCCTGCGCAGCGGCGGCGGGACATTGCTTCTGCTCGGCGGGCGCGCGCTGACCGAAAGGGGGCTGGCGCTGGCCGCCGGCATCGCCGGCAACACGGGCTGCCAGGTGATGGCAGAGACCTATAACGCGCGCATGGCGCGCGGCCGCGGCCGCTTTTTCGTGGAGCGTATTCCCTATCCGATCGATCAGGCGTTGCGCGCTCTGAAGCCCTTCAGCAACATCATCCTGGTTGAAGCCGACGATCCCGTCGCTTTCTTCGCCTATCCGGACAAGCCGAGCCGCTTGAAGCCCGAGGGCTGCGAGGTGCATCGCATGACGGCGAAGGACGAGAATACGATAGCAGCGCTGGAGGTATTGGCCGGTGCCGTCGGCGCCAGGCCGCGGGATGCGAAGCCGCAGCAGCCGATGGAATTGGCGTGGCCGACGGGGCCCCTCAACCCGGCGTCCATCGCGCGGGCGATCGCGATGGCCATTCCCGAGAACGCCGTCGTCGTCGACGAGTCGATCTCGACCGGCCGTGGATTTTTTCCACCGACCGCCTGCGCCGCGCCCCATGACTGGCTACAGAACATGGGCGGTTCGATCGGATTTTCGACGCCGGTGGCGATCGGCGCTGCGATAGCTTGTCCGGATCGCAAAGTGATCTGCATGGTCGGCGACGGCAGCGCGATGTATACGCTGCAATCGCTGTGGACGCAGGCCCGCGAAAGCCTCGACGTCATTACGGTCGTTTTCTCGAATCGCATCTATCAGATTTTGCGCGGCGAGTTCGACGGTGTCGGCGCCGGCGAGCCCGGCAGGAAGGCCATGGACATGCTGAGCCTCGACCGCCCCCCGCTCGACTGGGTCGCGCTAGGCAAAGGCATGGGCGTGCCGGGCCGCGCCGTGACCACGGCCGATGAGTTCAGCATGGCGCTTGCGGAGGCCTCGGCCGAGCAGGGGCCGCGCCTGATCGAAGTCCAGATGTGA
- a CDS encoding L,D-transpeptidase, protein MTRVLALLIATAFVFSAKPALAQFLDTGDFMNFGSGYTSASPIPRQLVYFQSRYAPGTVVIRTGERRLYLVLPGGQALRYGIGVGRDGFRWSGVHRISAKKEWPSWTPPAQMLRRRPDLPRFMRGGLENPLGARAMYLGSTLYRIHGSNEPETIGQAVSSGCFRMTNDDVVDLYNRVSVGTTVVVKN, encoded by the coding sequence ATGACGCGCGTTTTGGCTCTTTTGATTGCCACCGCCTTTGTTTTCAGTGCGAAGCCGGCTCTCGCCCAATTCCTTGATACCGGCGACTTCATGAATTTTGGCTCCGGTTATACATCCGCAAGTCCGATCCCCCGGCAGCTTGTCTATTTCCAGAGCCGGTATGCGCCAGGCACCGTTGTCATAAGAACCGGCGAACGGCGGCTCTATCTCGTCCTCCCTGGGGGCCAGGCACTGAGATACGGGATCGGCGTTGGCCGCGACGGCTTCCGCTGGAGCGGCGTCCACCGAATCAGCGCCAAGAAGGAATGGCCGAGCTGGACGCCGCCCGCGCAGATGCTGCGCCGTCGCCCGGATCTGCCGCGCTTCATGAGAGGCGGCCTTGAAAACCCGCTTGGTGCGCGCGCGATGTATCTGGGCTCGACGCTCTATCGGATTCACGGCTCCAACGAGCCGGAGACGATCGGTCAGGCGGTATCCTCCGGCTGCTTTCGCATGACCAACGATGACGTGGTGGACCTTTATAACCGCGTGTCGGTCGGCACCACGGTCGTCGTCAAGAATTAA
- a CDS encoding isovaleryl-CoA dehydrogenase, which yields MSISNAFNFDLGETADAIRETVRDFAANEIAPRAAEIDTSNQFPRDLWPRLGALGLHGITVEEDYGGAGLGYLEHCIAMEEISRGSASVGLSYGAHSNLCINQLRRNGSDAQKRKYLPKLISGENVGALAMSEPGAGSDVISMRTRADRKGDRYILNGSKMWITNGTIADTLVIYAKTDAAAGARGITAFILEKGMNGFSTAQKLDKLGMRGSDTCELVFEDCEIPEDNVLGDAGRGVNVLMSGLDYERAVLAAGPLGIMQACMDMVMPYVRERKQFGQPIGSFQLVQAKVADMYVTMNACRAYVYAVAKACDRGEITREDAAGAILYSAEKATQCALDAIQLLGGNGYINDYPAGRLLRDAKLYEIGAGTSEIRRMLIGRELFEKSA from the coding sequence GTGTCCATCTCCAATGCTTTCAATTTCGATCTCGGCGAGACCGCCGATGCGATCCGCGAGACGGTCCGCGATTTCGCCGCCAATGAGATCGCGCCGCGCGCCGCCGAAATCGACACGTCCAACCAGTTCCCGCGTGATCTCTGGCCGAGGCTCGGCGCGCTCGGACTTCACGGCATCACGGTCGAGGAAGATTATGGCGGCGCTGGCCTGGGTTACCTCGAGCACTGCATCGCGATGGAGGAAATCTCGCGCGGTTCGGCATCGGTCGGACTATCCTATGGCGCGCACTCCAATCTCTGCATCAATCAGTTGCGCCGCAACGGCAGCGACGCACAGAAGCGCAAATATCTGCCGAAGCTGATATCCGGCGAGAATGTCGGCGCGCTGGCGATGTCCGAACCGGGCGCCGGTTCCGACGTGATCTCGATGAGGACGCGTGCCGACAGGAAAGGCGACCGCTACATTCTCAACGGCAGCAAGATGTGGATCACCAACGGGACGATCGCGGATACGCTGGTGATCTATGCCAAGACCGATGCCGCCGCGGGCGCGCGTGGCATCACCGCTTTTATCCTCGAGAAAGGCATGAATGGATTCTCAACCGCGCAGAAGCTCGACAAGCTCGGCATGCGCGGCTCCGACACCTGTGAACTGGTGTTCGAGGATTGCGAGATCCCTGAGGACAACGTGCTCGGGGACGCCGGCCGCGGCGTCAACGTTTTGATGTCCGGTCTCGATTACGAGCGCGCCGTGCTCGCCGCCGGTCCGCTCGGCATCATGCAGGCCTGCATGGATATGGTGATGCCGTATGTGCGCGAGCGCAAGCAGTTCGGACAGCCGATCGGCAGCTTCCAGCTCGTGCAGGCCAAGGTCGCCGACATGTATGTCACCATGAACGCATGCCGTGCTTATGTGTATGCGGTGGCGAAGGCGTGCGATCGCGGCGAGATCACGCGCGAGGACGCGGCGGGGGCGATCCTTTACTCTGCCGAGAAGGCAACGCAATGCGCGCTGGATGCGATCCAGTTGTTGGGCGGGAACGGTTACATCAACGACTACCCGGCCGGCCGTCTGCTGCGCGACGCCAAGCTCTACGAGATCGGCGCGGGCACAAGCGAAATCCGCCGCATGCTGATCGGTCGCGAACTGTTCGAGAAGAGCGCATAG
- a CDS encoding YcjX family protein, which translates to MAASFSDIVEEARLSARALLDYGENFFNPTIRLGVTGLSRAGKTVFITALVHGLSRGGRFPVFESLASGRIARAQLAPQPDDAIPRFNYEHHVNTLIAERRWPSSTVDISELRLVIGYQRQNGSDQTLTLDIVDYPGEWLLDLPLLDKSYEQWSAESLALSRQQPRARLAQAWHAHLATMRPSAREDEQATLTAARLFTDYLRGCRDERFAMSLLPPGRFLMPGNLAGSPALTFAPLDLPAGGIPLDGSLWAMMRRRYEAYKDLVVRPFFRDHFSRLDRQIVLVDTLAAFNAGPEALYDLEAALAGILDCYRVGRSTLLSTLFRPRIDRILFAATKADHLHHVSHDRLEAILRRIVERAASRAEVAGATIDVVALAAVRATREAQVRCGREKLPSILGTPLAGEAANGETFDGNTEVATFPGDLPEDVTSLFSGNGAFRGLSTSAMDQADFRFLRFRPPRLQNEGTGEPSLPHIRLDRALQFLIGDRLQ; encoded by the coding sequence ATGGCCGCCAGCTTTTCCGATATCGTTGAAGAAGCGCGCCTGTCGGCGCGCGCGCTGCTGGACTACGGCGAAAACTTCTTCAACCCGACGATAAGGCTCGGCGTGACCGGCCTGTCCCGCGCCGGCAAAACCGTGTTCATCACAGCGCTGGTGCATGGTCTGTCGCGCGGCGGCCGGTTTCCGGTTTTTGAATCTCTCGCCAGCGGCCGTATCGCACGCGCGCAGCTTGCCCCGCAGCCGGACGACGCTATACCGCGATTCAACTATGAACATCACGTCAACACCCTGATCGCGGAGCGGCGCTGGCCGAGTTCGACTGTCGACATCAGCGAGTTGCGGCTCGTGATCGGCTATCAGCGGCAGAACGGTTCGGATCAGACGCTGACGCTGGATATCGTCGACTATCCTGGCGAATGGCTGCTCGACCTGCCGCTGCTCGACAAGAGCTATGAACAATGGTCGGCCGAGAGCCTCGCGCTGTCGCGGCAGCAGCCGCGCGCGCGCCTCGCGCAAGCCTGGCACGCGCATCTCGCAACCATGCGACCCTCGGCGCGCGAGGATGAACAGGCGACACTCACCGCCGCCCGGCTGTTCACGGACTATCTTCGCGGGTGCCGGGACGAACGCTTCGCCATGAGCCTGTTGCCGCCGGGCCGTTTCCTGATGCCGGGCAACCTCGCGGGCTCGCCCGCGCTGACCTTCGCGCCGCTCGACCTGCCGGCGGGCGGAATCCCGCTTGACGGATCGCTCTGGGCGATGATGCGACGGCGCTATGAGGCCTACAAGGACCTCGTGGTGCGGCCGTTCTTCCGCGATCACTTTTCGCGGCTCGACCGGCAGATCGTGCTGGTCGACACGCTCGCCGCCTTCAATGCGGGGCCGGAAGCCTTATATGACCTCGAAGCGGCGCTCGCGGGAATTCTCGATTGCTATCGTGTGGGCCGCAGCACGTTGCTGAGCACATTGTTCCGGCCGCGGATCGATCGCATTCTGTTCGCCGCCACCAAGGCAGACCATTTGCATCATGTCAGTCATGATCGGCTTGAAGCGATCCTCCGGCGCATCGTGGAGCGCGCCGCCTCGCGGGCCGAAGTCGCCGGCGCAACCATCGATGTCGTCGCCCTGGCGGCGGTCCGCGCCACCCGCGAAGCCCAGGTGCGATGCGGCCGCGAGAAACTGCCGTCCATTCTCGGCACTCCCCTTGCCGGCGAAGCCGCCAATGGCGAGACCTTCGACGGCAATACCGAAGTCGCGACGTTTCCGGGCGACCTGCCCGAGGATGTCACGAGCCTTTTCAGCGGAAACGGCGCATTTCGCGGGCTGTCGACATCCGCTATGGATCAGGCCGACTTCCGTTTTCTGCGCTTCCGTCCCCCGCGCCTCCAAAACGAAGGAACCGGCGAGCCGTCGCTGCCCCATATCCGCCTCGACAGGGCGCTCCAGTTCCTTATCGGAGACCGACTGCAATGA
- a CDS encoding YcjF family protein, translating to MSERTGQRRPVTFKLDDPHVVVLERDEAAARPARGSISITPEAEPEPEPVLLPESPDTPPVPARKGFRWGVLFWSSLAGLILLGTVLGAINLIGDLFARSEGLGFLGLTLAALFVVASIVIAAREILGLARLATIENLHRRALAAIAADDRKEADAVVRDLVKLAHNDPHLARARATLRSHSTDIIDGADLVRLAERELMAPLDQEARRLVSVAAQRVSIVTAISPRAVVDVLFVFAAAMRLVRQLARLYGGRPGTLGMIRLMRHVIAHLAITGGIAASDTLIQQMVGQGIAAKLSTRLGEGVLNGLLTARLGLAAIDVTRPMPFTALPRPALGDLVKDLLRKRDGGN from the coding sequence ATGAGTGAGCGTACCGGCCAGCGCCGTCCCGTCACCTTCAAGCTCGACGATCCGCACGTCGTGGTCCTGGAACGCGACGAGGCCGCTGCCCGGCCCGCTCGCGGCAGCATCAGCATCACGCCGGAAGCGGAACCCGAGCCGGAGCCGGTGCTGCTGCCGGAATCGCCGGATACGCCTCCGGTGCCGGCGCGGAAGGGATTTCGCTGGGGGGTGCTGTTCTGGTCGTCGCTGGCCGGGCTCATCCTGCTCGGCACCGTCCTCGGCGCGATCAACTTGATCGGGGACCTGTTCGCGCGCAGCGAAGGACTTGGTTTTCTCGGGCTGACGCTGGCGGCGCTGTTCGTCGTGGCATCGATCGTCATCGCGGCACGCGAGATTCTTGGCCTTGCCCGTCTCGCCACCATCGAGAACCTGCACCGGCGCGCGCTGGCCGCGATCGCGGCTGACGATCGCAAGGAGGCGGATGCGGTGGTGCGCGATCTGGTGAAGCTCGCCCACAACGATCCGCATCTGGCGCGGGCGCGGGCCACGTTGCGGAGCCACAGCACCGACATCATCGACGGCGCCGATCTGGTGCGGCTGGCGGAGCGCGAACTGATGGCTCCGCTGGATCAGGAGGCCCGCCGGCTGGTGTCGGTGGCGGCGCAGCGCGTGTCGATCGTCACCGCGATCAGCCCCCGCGCCGTCGTGGACGTGCTGTTCGTATTCGCCGCCGCGATGCGGCTGGTGCGGCAGCTCGCGCGCCTCTATGGCGGAAGGCCGGGCACGCTCGGGATGATCCGGCTGATGCGCCACGTCATCGCGCATCTCGCGATCACCGGCGGCATCGCGGCCAGTGACACGCTGATCCAGCAGATGGTCGGTCAGGGCATCGCCGCGAAACTGTCGACGCGTCTGGGCGAAGGCGTGCTCAACGGATTGCTGACCGCCCGTCTCGGGCTTGCGGCGATCGACGTCACCCGGCCGATGCCGTTCACGGCGCTGCCACGTCCCGCGCTCGGCGATCTGGTCAAAGATCTGTTGCGCAAGCGCGACGGCGGCAATTGA
- a CDS encoding glycosyltransferase family 39 protein → MLEATGARMRDGRNLGIQMIIADPDHPPLHHERPARSSLLWFAALIAAMTAMRCVFAGVLELRTDEAYYWTWSKESALSFLDHPPMIAWFIRFGTAIFGDTNFGVRFAGLLAMPVSQLLLADIVRRVTHDIRAAMLAVLMMEAALYYGLLMAKVAPDIALIPFVLAMVWSLVRLAESGDARWWLAAGVFGGLSLLSKLTAVMLVPAIAAFILVPDWRLRWLRSPYPWAAVLIAVAVFSPVLIWNGMHDWASFRFQFVRATAAHDFNLRTLGDYIGLQFGQVGPILLPVVLFAVGLTAWRGYRHRDPVAVLLSTAVLVPFGYFLWKSLTLRVGDTWPMFMWPLGFAAAAIDIAIRPREKWPAWMVKWSTFWASAAIASGLCLIVVIFLYYIVSPWNFIGKNDPIGGEAGFAQVASRAESEMRNSGATWIATVDYRVYAMLRWHLRDRVPVIQINERGRFLGFRDPGFDRIAGHAGLYVARKPDDSSILASTTAVLTPLGQVQRIWRGRVMDSYVLEKLTGWTPELSPPPESPFYTWRKLAENGAAFRPARAFSGKVDDLFVARNATRKPFLEHGPIQLDRIML, encoded by the coding sequence ATGCTCGAAGCCACCGGAGCGAGGATGCGCGACGGGCGCAACCTCGGCATCCAGATGATCATCGCTGATCCCGACCACCCCCCGCTGCATCATGAACGTCCGGCGCGTTCGTCGCTGCTTTGGTTCGCGGCGTTGATCGCCGCCATGACCGCGATGCGCTGTGTTTTTGCCGGCGTCCTCGAACTGCGCACGGACGAGGCCTATTACTGGACATGGTCGAAGGAAAGCGCGTTGTCCTTTCTTGATCATCCCCCGATGATCGCGTGGTTCATTCGTTTCGGCACCGCGATTTTCGGCGATACGAATTTCGGCGTCAGGTTCGCCGGGCTGCTGGCGATGCCGGTATCGCAATTGCTGTTGGCCGACATCGTCCGCCGGGTCACGCATGACATCCGCGCCGCCATGCTGGCGGTTCTGATGATGGAGGCCGCGCTGTATTACGGCCTGCTGATGGCGAAGGTCGCGCCCGATATCGCGCTCATTCCTTTTGTTCTGGCGATGGTCTGGTCGCTGGTGAGGCTTGCGGAGAGCGGCGATGCGCGCTGGTGGCTTGCCGCCGGTGTTTTCGGAGGCCTCTCGCTGCTATCGAAGCTGACCGCCGTGATGCTGGTTCCCGCTATTGCCGCTTTCATCCTGGTGCCGGACTGGCGGCTGCGCTGGCTGCGCAGTCCGTATCCATGGGCCGCGGTATTGATCGCCGTCGCGGTGTTCTCACCGGTGCTGATCTGGAACGGGATGCACGACTGGGCCTCGTTCAGGTTTCAGTTTGTTCGCGCGACAGCGGCGCATGATTTCAACCTTCGCACCCTCGGTGATTACATCGGCCTTCAGTTCGGCCAGGTCGGGCCGATCCTGCTGCCAGTGGTGTTGTTCGCCGTAGGCCTCACGGCGTGGCGCGGCTACCGGCATCGCGATCCCGTCGCCGTGCTGCTGTCGACCGCCGTGTTGGTCCCGTTCGGGTATTTCCTCTGGAAATCGCTCACTCTTCGGGTCGGCGACACCTGGCCGATGTTCATGTGGCCGCTTGGCTTCGCGGCGGCCGCAATCGACATCGCGATACGGCCGCGCGAGAAATGGCCGGCATGGATGGTGAAATGGTCAACGTTCTGGGCCAGCGCCGCGATCGCGTCGGGTCTCTGTCTCATCGTCGTGATCTTCCTCTACTACATCGTCAGTCCGTGGAATTTCATCGGCAAGAACGATCCGATCGGCGGCGAGGCGGGATTCGCGCAGGTCGCGAGCCGTGCTGAAAGCGAGATGCGTAACTCCGGGGCGACCTGGATCGCGACGGTCGATTACCGCGTATACGCAATGCTGCGCTGGCATCTCAGGGACCGCGTGCCGGTGATCCAGATCAACGAGCGCGGCCGCTTCCTGGGGTTTCGGGATCCGGGCTTCGACAGGATTGCCGGGCATGCCGGGCTCTATGTCGCCCGGAAGCCGGATGACTCTTCGATTCTGGCCTCGACTACGGCGGTGCTCACGCCGCTCGGCCAGGTCCAGCGGATCTGGCGCGGGCGGGTCATGGACAGCTATGTGCTGGAGAAGCTGACCGGCTGGACGCCGGAGCTATCCCCGCCGCCGGAATCGCCGTTTTACACATGGCGAAAACTGGCGGAGAACGGGGCGGCTTTTCGCCCGGCTAGAGCATTTTCCGGCAAAGTGGATGACCTGTTCGTCGCAAGAAATGCGACCAGAAAACCATTTCTAGAGCATGGTCCGATTCAGCTTGATCGGATCATGCTCTAG
- a CDS encoding molybdopterin-dependent oxidoreductase → MLDRRDMMKRIGAGLALGVGLAPLKVLALDRVTMPFDNGERPLVKYPQKRPMIGITSRPPQLETPFPVFNEGPITPNDAFFVRYHLADIPLDIDPATFTLEIKGKVDHPLRLSLEDIKAMAQTEIVAVNQCSGNSRGFVDPRVAGGQLGHGAMGNARWRGVSLKTVLDRAGVQHGAKQVVFGGMDGPVSDTTPDFAKALDVDHARDGEVMLAHLMNGRDLPFLNGFPLRLVVPGYYGTYWIKHLNEITVIDNTYDNFWMKKAYRIPDNACACVEPGTTPTATVPIGRLNVRSFITNIPEGAQLRRGGKILKGIAFDGGTGIRNVEVSVDGGKTWKGTRLGRDYGRYAFREWKTPVRLAPGPHELKVRATSNGGDVQPAEARWNPAGYMRNVIETVRVTVS, encoded by the coding sequence ATGCTCGACCGACGGGACATGATGAAACGCATCGGCGCGGGACTGGCGCTCGGCGTCGGCCTGGCTCCTCTTAAAGTCCTGGCGCTCGACCGCGTGACGATGCCTTTCGACAATGGCGAACGCCCGCTGGTCAAATATCCCCAGAAGCGCCCGATGATCGGGATCACCAGCCGGCCACCCCAGCTCGAAACACCGTTCCCGGTTTTCAACGAAGGCCCCATCACGCCGAACGACGCCTTCTTTGTCCGCTATCATCTTGCCGACATCCCGCTCGACATCGATCCCGCCACCTTCACGCTCGAGATCAAGGGCAAGGTGGATCACCCGCTCAGGCTGTCGCTCGAGGACATCAAAGCGATGGCCCAGACGGAGATCGTCGCGGTCAATCAGTGCTCGGGCAACAGCCGCGGGTTCGTCGATCCCCGGGTCGCCGGTGGCCAGCTCGGACACGGCGCGATGGGTAACGCACGCTGGCGCGGCGTTTCACTCAAGACCGTGCTCGATCGGGCCGGCGTGCAGCACGGCGCGAAGCAGGTGGTTTTCGGAGGCATGGACGGCCCCGTCAGCGACACGACGCCGGATTTCGCCAAGGCGCTCGACGTGGATCACGCGCGCGACGGCGAGGTCATGCTGGCCCATCTGATGAACGGAAGAGACCTGCCGTTTCTGAACGGCTTTCCGCTTCGGCTCGTCGTTCCCGGATACTACGGCACCTACTGGATCAAGCACCTCAATGAGATCACCGTCATCGACAACACCTATGACAATTTCTGGATGAAGAAGGCCTATCGCATTCCCGACAATGCCTGCGCCTGCGTCGAGCCGGGCACGACGCCGACAGCGACGGTGCCCATCGGCAGGCTCAATGTCCGTTCCTTCATCACCAACATTCCCGAGGGCGCGCAACTCAGGCGCGGTGGAAAGATCTTGAAGGGGATCGCGTTCGATGGCGGCACAGGTATCAGAAATGTCGAGGTTTCGGTCGACGGCGGCAAGACCTGGAAAGGCACACGGCTCGGACGGGACTATGGGCGATACGCGTTCCGTGAATGGAAGACCCCGGTCAGGCTTGCTCCCGGGCCGCATGAATTGAAGGTGCGCGCCACCAGCAATGGCGGCGACGTGCAGCCGGCTGAGGCCAGGTGGAATCCGGCCGGTTACATGCGCAATGTCATCGAGACCGTCCGCGTGACCGTCTCTTGA
- a CDS encoding c-type cytochrome, with protein MTRSVALALATGIGLAASLYTCASTTATAGPLSYELPRETIEFKPGPNLDVVKNNCLACHSADYIATQPRGPKFGKDFWQAEVNKMIGAYGAQIDEADIGKIVDYLAATY; from the coding sequence ATGACGCGTTCCGTTGCTCTTGCCCTCGCAACCGGCATCGGGCTTGCGGCGAGCCTGTACACCTGCGCCTCGACGACGGCTACCGCAGGGCCGCTTTCCTACGAACTGCCGCGCGAGACGATCGAATTCAAGCCGGGACCAAATCTCGACGTCGTGAAGAACAACTGCCTGGCCTGTCATTCAGCGGATTACATCGCAACCCAGCCACGCGGCCCGAAGTTCGGGAAGGATTTCTGGCAGGCGGAAGTCAACAAGATGATCGGGGCGTACGGCGCGCAGATCGACGAGGCCGATATCGGCAAGATCGTGGATTATCTGGCTGCTACGTATTGA